A window from Chromatiaceae bacterium encodes these proteins:
- a CDS encoding glutathione S-transferase N-terminal domain-containing protein: MTLFSDPQSLHSHRVRMVLAEKNVTCDIIDVDPLALPEDVIDLNPYGTVPTLVDRDLALYDSRIICEYIDERFPHPPLLPVDPVSRASARLYMYRVENDWYVLVDQILAGGKAATKARKELREGLTAAAPILAHKPFFMSDEFTLVDASIAPLLWRLPALGVELTGQALKQVNTYAGSLFTRNGFIASLTEQEREMRR, translated from the coding sequence ATGACCCTGTTTTCCGACCCGCAGAGTCTGCACAGCCATCGGGTGCGCATGGTGCTGGCCGAGAAGAATGTCACCTGCGACATCATCGACGTGGATCCGCTGGCGCTGCCGGAGGACGTCATCGACCTGAATCCCTACGGGACTGTCCCGACCCTCGTGGATCGCGACCTGGCCCTCTACGATTCAAGGATCATCTGCGAATACATCGACGAGCGCTTCCCGCATCCGCCGTTGCTGCCGGTCGATCCCGTTTCGCGCGCCAGCGCCCGGCTGTACATGTATCGGGTCGAGAACGACTGGTACGTGCTGGTCGACCAGATCCTCGCTGGCGGCAAGGCGGCCACCAAGGCACGCAAGGAGCTGCGTGAGGGTCTGACCGCCGCGGCGCCGATCCTGGCGCACAAGCCGTTCTTCATGAGCGACGAATTCACCCTGGTCGACGCCAGCATCGCACCGTTGCTGTGGCGCCTGCCGGCGCTCGGTGTCGAGTTGACCGGACAGGCTCTGAAGCAGGTGAATACCTATGCCGGCAGCCTGTTCACCCGCAACGGTTTCATCGCGAGCCTCACCGAACAAGAACGCGAAATGCGGCGTTGA
- a CDS encoding Nif3-like dinuclear metal center hexameric protein: MPMARLEDIVAYCDQRLEAATFDDYCPNGLQIEGRDQVATIVSGVTASQALISAAIDADADLLLVHHGYFWRNEPAPLVGIKGRRIRALMNAGISLLAYHLPLDAHPELGNNRQLGLAMGFVDASPQDGLLWGVELARPMTAGDLAERVEGALGRPPLTVGPDAAVSRVAWCTGAAQGMIEQAAALGFDAFISGEISEQTVHLARELGVLFLSAGHHATERYGVQALGNELATRFDVAHRFIEITNPV, from the coding sequence ATGCCGATGGCCCGACTGGAGGATATCGTCGCGTACTGCGATCAGCGCCTGGAGGCCGCCACGTTCGACGACTACTGCCCGAACGGGCTGCAGATCGAGGGGCGTGACCAGGTCGCGACGATCGTCTCCGGGGTGACCGCGAGCCAGGCGCTTATCAGCGCTGCGATCGACGCGGACGCGGACCTGCTGCTGGTCCACCACGGCTATTTCTGGCGCAACGAGCCGGCGCCGCTGGTCGGCATCAAGGGGCGCCGGATCCGCGCGCTGATGAACGCGGGGATCAGCCTGCTGGCGTATCACCTGCCGCTCGATGCGCATCCGGAACTGGGCAACAACCGCCAGCTGGGTCTGGCGATGGGATTCGTCGATGCGTCGCCGCAGGACGGTCTGCTGTGGGGTGTCGAACTCGCCAGGCCGATGACCGCGGGCGACCTCGCCGAGCGTGTCGAAGGGGCGCTGGGCCGGCCGCCGCTCACGGTCGGCCCGGACGCCGCGGTGAGTCGCGTCGCATGGTGCACCGGTGCCGCGCAGGGGATGATCGAGCAGGCGGCGGCGCTGGGTTTTGACGCCTTCATCAGTGGAGAGATCTCCGAGCAGACGGTGCACCTGGCGCGCGAACTGGGTGTTTTGTTCTTGTCGGCGGGCCACCATGCGACCGAGCGCTACGGTGTGCAGGCATTGGGCAATGAACTGGCCACCCGCTTCGATGTCGCCCACCGGTTCATCGAGATCACCAACCCCGTTTGA
- a CDS encoding HupE/UreJ family protein, with product MAVQGAKLLILLMGGLFAGVAMAHQGVGIAGGFGAGFMHPILGWDHVAAMVAVGLWGAFLGNPAIWVLPVVFPMVMVVGGTLGVLGIPLPAVETGIASSAVILGLMVALAARPPLWVAALIVGVFAVFHGHAHGTELPDAANPLAYSLGFVVATGLLHLCGIAFGLLVRWPAGRVVVRAGGGAIALAGVGFLTGVV from the coding sequence ATGGCTGTGCAAGGCGCGAAACTACTGATATTGCTCATGGGGGGCCTGTTTGCGGGCGTCGCCATGGCGCATCAGGGCGTTGGCATCGCGGGCGGGTTCGGTGCGGGCTTCATGCACCCGATCCTCGGTTGGGACCACGTCGCGGCGATGGTCGCGGTCGGACTCTGGGGCGCATTCCTGGGCAACCCGGCAATCTGGGTCCTGCCGGTGGTGTTCCCGATGGTGATGGTTGTCGGTGGGACGCTGGGCGTCCTCGGCATCCCTTTGCCGGCGGTCGAGACCGGGATCGCCAGCTCGGCGGTGATCCTTGGCCTGATGGTGGCCCTCGCCGCGCGCCCGCCGCTCTGGGTCGCGGCGCTGATCGTCGGTGTATTCGCGGTGTTTCATGGCCATGCGCACGGTACCGAGCTGCCCGACGCCGCCAATCCGCTGGCCTACAGCCTCGGTTTCGTGGTGGCCACCGGCCTGCTGCACCTGTGCGGCATCGCGTTCGGTCTGTTGGTGCGCTGGCCCGCCGGGCGGGTCGTGGTGCGTGCCGGCGGTGGCGCGATCGCGTTGGCCGGGGTCGGCTTCCTGACCGGCGTGGTATGA
- a CDS encoding histidinol-phosphate transaminase, producing the protein MSGSLNDLVQHWIRPEIATLSAYHVQSAGGMIKLDAMENPYTWPAELRDAWTEVLRATDVNRYPDPQARRLSERLAETMAVPEGMRVLLGNGSDELIQMIALALAGPSRCVLSVDPGFVMYRMIATFAGLRYIGVPLRAEDFGLDLPAVLQAMEEHQPAVVFIAYPNNPTGNLFDAEAVHEVIRAAPGLVVVDEAYAPFTDASFMSSLGEYDNLLVMRTVSKMGLAGLRLGMLAGPAAWLDEFDKVRLPYNINVLTQVSAEFALRHHAVFDAQTELVRSERERVSAVLAELPGVRLYPSQANFLLMRTPPGQAAAWFEGLRARGVLIKNLNGAHPMLSDCLRPTVGTPQENDALLAGLRTLAGAVD; encoded by the coding sequence ATGTCCGGTTCGCTCAACGATCTCGTGCAACACTGGATACGCCCCGAAATCGCCACACTTTCGGCGTATCACGTGCAGTCCGCCGGCGGGATGATCAAGCTCGACGCGATGGAGAACCCCTATACCTGGCCGGCCGAGCTCCGCGATGCCTGGACCGAGGTGCTGCGCGCGACCGATGTCAACCGTTATCCGGATCCACAGGCACGGCGCCTGAGCGAGCGCCTCGCCGAGACGATGGCCGTCCCGGAGGGCATGCGTGTCCTGCTCGGCAACGGTTCCGACGAGCTGATCCAGATGATCGCGCTGGCTTTGGCGGGGCCGTCGCGCTGTGTGTTGTCGGTCGACCCCGGGTTCGTGATGTATCGCATGATCGCGACCTTCGCCGGGCTGCGCTATATCGGCGTACCGCTGCGCGCCGAGGATTTCGGTCTCGACCTGCCGGCCGTGTTGCAGGCGATGGAAGAGCATCAGCCGGCGGTGGTGTTCATCGCCTACCCGAACAACCCCACCGGTAACCTGTTCGATGCCGAGGCAGTGCACGAGGTGATCCGCGCGGCCCCCGGACTGGTGGTGGTCGACGAGGCCTATGCGCCGTTTACCGACGCCAGCTTCATGTCGAGCCTCGGCGAATACGACAACCTGCTGGTGATGCGCACGGTGTCGAAGATGGGGCTGGCGGGGCTGCGCCTCGGCATGCTGGCGGGCCCGGCGGCCTGGCTGGATGAATTCGACAAGGTACGGCTGCCGTACAACATCAACGTGCTGACCCAGGTCAGCGCCGAGTTCGCGCTGCGCCACCACGCGGTGTTCGATGCACAGACCGAACTCGTGCGCAGTGAACGCGAGCGCGTCAGTGCGGTATTGGCGGAGTTGCCGGGGGTGCGCCTTTACCCGTCGCAGGCGAACTTCCTGCTGATGCGCACCCCGCCTGGGCAGGCCGCGGCATGGTTCGAAGGCCTGCGCGCGCGCGGCGTGCTGATCAAGAACCTGAACGGCGCGCATCCGATGCTCAGTGACTGCCTGCGGCCAACGGTCGGCACCCCGCAAGAGAACGACGCGCTGCTCGCCGGATTGCGTACATTGGCCGGCGCCGTGGACTGA
- a CDS encoding ClpXP protease specificity-enhancing factor, with the protein MTSNRPYLIRALYDWLVDNELTPYLLVDADRESVHVPSRYVEEGRIVLNVSPSAVRDLQLGNELIAFEARFGGSAFAISLPPDAVLGVYARENGKGMLFPEDDGAEPEPPKPTRPTPGGNGKPSLKVVK; encoded by the coding sequence ATGACATCCAACCGCCCCTACCTGATTCGTGCGTTGTACGACTGGCTGGTCGACAACGAACTGACCCCCTACCTGCTCGTGGATGCCGACCGCGAATCGGTGCACGTGCCCAGTCGATACGTCGAAGAGGGTCGGATCGTGCTCAACGTCAGTCCGAGCGCGGTGCGCGATCTGCAACTTGGCAACGAACTGATCGCGTTCGAGGCGCGTTTCGGCGGGAGCGCGTTCGCGATCTCTCTGCCGCCCGATGCCGTGCTCGGCGTGTATGCGCGAGAGAACGGCAAGGGGATGCTGTTTCCTGAGGACGACGGTGCCGAACCCGAGCCACCGAAACCCACCCGGCCGACTCCCGGTGGCAACGGAAAGCCGTCGCTGAAGGTGGTCAAATAG
- the petA gene encoding ubiquinol-cytochrome c reductase iron-sulfur subunit: MTAAGVDLKKRRFLTATTAVVGAVGVGFAAVPFIASWNPSERAKALGAPEEADISKLEPGGLLRVKWRGKVCWVVRRTKQNLADLKSLDGKLADPNSDVESQQPPYCKNETRSIKPEYGVLVGICTHLGCSPTYRPDVAPADLGPEWKGGFFCPCHGSTFDMAGRVYKGVPAPTNLVVPPHQYLSDDVILIGIDGGAV; encoded by the coding sequence ATGACTGCAGCAGGCGTAGACCTCAAGAAACGCCGTTTCCTGACAGCTACCACGGCGGTCGTCGGAGCGGTGGGTGTCGGTTTCGCGGCCGTGCCGTTCATTGCGTCCTGGAACCCGTCGGAGCGGGCCAAGGCACTCGGCGCGCCGGAAGAAGCGGACATCAGCAAACTCGAACCGGGCGGCCTGTTGCGCGTCAAGTGGCGCGGCAAGGTGTGCTGGGTGGTGCGCCGCACCAAGCAGAACCTCGCCGACCTGAAGAGCCTGGACGGCAAACTCGCCGATCCGAATTCGGACGTCGAGAGCCAGCAGCCACCGTACTGCAAGAACGAGACGCGTTCGATCAAGCCGGAATACGGCGTGCTCGTCGGCATCTGCACCCACCTGGGATGCTCGCCGACCTATCGCCCGGACGTCGCGCCGGCAGACCTGGGCCCCGAATGGAAGGGTGGTTTCTTCTGCCCCTGCCATGGTTCGACCTTCGACATGGCCGGCCGCGTCTATAAGGGCGTGCCTGCGCCGACCAACCTGGTGGTGCCCCCGCATCAGTACCTTTCTGATGACGTGATCCTGATCGGTATTGACGGAGGTGCTGTATGA
- a CDS encoding trypsin-like peptidase domain-containing protein, with the protein MKWYRAFSFLFTSIATGLAAAFLVLLLRPDLVGRETATPTQPPPQPLVVERAVGPVSYAAAVQRAAPSVVNVYATKITREKVHPLLDDPLFKRFFGDRVSRPRLKRENSLGSGVIVDDNGYILTNNHVIAGASEIQVVLDDGRNLPARIVGSDPETDVAVLQAAGESLPLASLGNSDQLQVGDVVMAIGNPFGVGQTVTMGIVSATGRNELGITDFENFIQTDAAINPGNSGGALINALGDVVGINTAIFSQSGGSHGIGFAIPVQLARDVMDQIIAHGRVIRGWLGITGQNLTPALAKSLEIEFRSGILVSGVLDGGPADLASIKPGDILVAVDRHPISGSQQLLKAVADKAPGSPMTVTLYRDGGEVEQVAIVGERPASGTQSP; encoded by the coding sequence ATGAAGTGGTACCGCGCATTCTCGTTCCTGTTCACCTCGATTGCCACCGGGCTGGCCGCGGCATTTCTGGTGTTGCTGCTCCGCCCGGACCTGGTCGGCCGGGAGACGGCGACGCCGACTCAACCGCCCCCACAGCCGCTGGTGGTCGAACGCGCCGTGGGACCGGTCTCGTATGCGGCCGCGGTGCAGCGCGCCGCACCGTCCGTGGTGAACGTCTACGCGACCAAGATCACCCGTGAGAAAGTCCATCCGCTGCTCGACGACCCTTTGTTCAAGCGATTCTTCGGCGACCGCGTCAGCCGCCCGCGTCTGAAGCGCGAAAACAGCCTCGGTTCGGGCGTGATCGTCGACGACAACGGCTACATCCTGACCAACAATCACGTGATCGCCGGGGCCAGTGAGATCCAGGTGGTGCTGGATGACGGCCGCAATCTTCCGGCACGCATCGTCGGTTCCGACCCGGAGACCGACGTTGCCGTGCTCCAGGCCGCAGGCGAGAGCCTGCCGCTCGCCTCGCTCGGCAACTCCGACCAACTGCAGGTCGGCGACGTCGTAATGGCGATCGGCAACCCGTTTGGCGTGGGCCAGACGGTGACCATGGGCATCGTCAGCGCCACCGGCCGCAACGAACTCGGGATCACCGACTTCGAAAACTTCATCCAGACCGACGCGGCGATCAACCCCGGAAACTCGGGCGGCGCATTGATCAACGCGCTCGGCGACGTGGTGGGCATCAACACCGCGATCTTTTCGCAAAGCGGCGGCTCGCACGGCATCGGCTTCGCAATCCCGGTCCAGCTGGCGCGCGACGTGATGGATCAGATCATTGCGCACGGCCGGGTGATCCGCGGCTGGCTCGGGATCACCGGGCAGAACCTGACCCCGGCGCTGGCGAAGTCGCTGGAGATCGAGTTCCGCAGCGGCATCCTTGTCTCCGGGGTACTCGACGGGGGTCCCGCCGATCTCGCGTCGATCAAGCCCGGAGACATCCTCGTCGCGGTAGACCGGCATCCGATCAGCGGATCCCAGCAACTGCTCAAGGCCGTGGCCGACAAGGCCCCGGGCAGCCCGATGACGGTGACGCTGTACCGCGACGGGGGCGAGGTGGAGCAGGTCGCGATCGTCGGCGAACGCCCGGCGAGCGGCACGCAGTCGCCGTGA
- a CDS encoding cytochrome b N-terminal domain-containing protein — MSFMNWIDERFPATKVWNEHLAQYYAPKNFNFWYFFGSLAMLVLVNQIVTGVWLAMLYKPSAADAFASVEYIMRDVDYGWLLRYLHSTGASAFFLVVYLHMFRGLIYGSYRKPRELLWIIGVIIYVAMMATAFMGYLLPWGQMSYWGAQVIVNLFAAFPFGIGEPLSIWIRGDYVISDATLNRFFALHFLLPFVLAALVFIHIVALHKVGSNNPDGIEIKKGPKGNRWSETAPADGIPFHPYYSVKDIVGVGVFMIFFLGVVFFWPDFGGLFLEPPNFEPANPLKTPEHIAPVWYFTPFYAMLRAVPPMFNSQFPGVIVMFAAILILFFLPWLDRSPVKSIRYKGMLFKVAIAIFVVTFVMLAWLGMQAATPTKTLLAQIFTALYFVFFFLMPFYSKMDKTKPVPERVTK; from the coding sequence ATGAGCTTCATGAACTGGATCGACGAGCGCTTCCCGGCCACCAAGGTCTGGAACGAGCACCTGGCGCAGTACTACGCGCCCAAGAACTTCAACTTCTGGTATTTCTTCGGTTCGCTGGCGATGCTGGTGCTGGTCAACCAGATCGTGACCGGCGTCTGGCTGGCGATGCTGTACAAGCCGTCCGCGGCGGACGCGTTCGCCTCGGTCGAGTACATCATGCGCGACGTCGATTACGGCTGGTTGCTGCGCTATCTGCACTCGACCGGCGCGTCGGCGTTCTTCCTGGTGGTGTACCTGCACATGTTCCGCGGTCTGATCTACGGCTCGTACCGCAAGCCGCGTGAACTGCTGTGGATCATCGGCGTGATCATCTACGTGGCGATGATGGCCACCGCGTTCATGGGCTACCTGCTGCCCTGGGGGCAGATGTCCTACTGGGGTGCACAGGTCATCGTGAACCTGTTTGCGGCCTTCCCATTCGGCATCGGTGAGCCGTTGTCGATCTGGATCCGCGGCGACTACGTGATCTCGGACGCCACCCTGAACCGCTTCTTCGCGCTGCACTTCCTGTTGCCGTTCGTGCTCGCCGCGCTGGTGTTCATCCACATCGTCGCGTTGCACAAGGTGGGGTCGAACAACCCCGACGGTATCGAGATCAAGAAGGGGCCGAAGGGCAACCGCTGGAGCGAAACGGCACCGGCCGATGGGATTCCGTTCCATCCGTATTACTCGGTGAAGGACATCGTCGGCGTCGGCGTGTTCATGATCTTCTTCCTTGGTGTGGTGTTCTTCTGGCCTGACTTCGGTGGACTGTTCCTCGAACCGCCGAACTTCGAGCCGGCGAACCCGCTGAAGACGCCGGAACACATTGCCCCGGTTTGGTACTTCACGCCGTTCTACGCGATGCTGCGTGCGGTTCCGCCGATGTTCAATTCGCAGTTCCCGGGCGTCATCGTGATGTTCGCGGCGATCCTGATCCTGTTCTTCCTGCCCTGGCTCGACCGCAGTCCGGTGAAATCGATTCGCTACAAGGGCATGTTGTTCAAGGTCGCGATCGCGATCTTCGTGGTCACGTTCGTAATGCTGGCATGGCTGGGCATGCAGGCGGCCACGCCGACCAAGACCCTGCTCGCGCAGATCTTCACCGCGCTGTATTTCGTGTTTTTCTTCCTGATGCCGTTCTACAGCAAGATGGACAAGACCAAGCCGGTGCCGGAGAGGGTAACGAAATGA
- a CDS encoding ATP phosphoribosyltransferase — MAVSIDAPLTIALSKGRIFKDTLPLLAEAGIAPLEDPETSRKLILDTSHPLVKFVLIRATDVPTYVQWGAADLGVAGKDVLMEHGGEGLYEPLDLKIARCRMMVAGRPDTNTGARRLRIATKYVQAARSFFAARGQQVEVIKLYGSMELAPLVGLSDLIVDLVESGNTLKANGLVPLEHMHDISSRLVVNKASWKMKHATVQALVDALRGAVERAAA; from the coding sequence ATGGCTGTATCGATCGACGCACCGCTGACCATTGCGCTGTCCAAGGGACGGATATTCAAGGACACGCTGCCGCTGCTGGCCGAGGCCGGCATCGCGCCGCTGGAGGATCCGGAGACCAGCCGCAAGCTGATCCTCGACACTTCACATCCGCTGGTGAAGTTCGTCTTGATCCGGGCGACCGATGTGCCGACCTATGTGCAATGGGGCGCGGCCGATCTCGGTGTGGCCGGCAAAGACGTGTTGATGGAACACGGTGGCGAGGGGTTGTACGAACCGCTCGACCTCAAAATTGCGCGTTGCCGGATGATGGTGGCCGGGCGCCCCGACACCAACACCGGCGCCCGCCGTCTGCGGATAGCGACCAAGTATGTACAGGCGGCGCGCAGCTTCTTCGCGGCGCGTGGCCAGCAGGTCGAGGTGATCAAGCTGTACGGGTCGATGGAGCTCGCGCCCCTGGTCGGCCTGTCGGACTTGATCGTCGACCTGGTGGAGTCCGGGAACACCCTCAAGGCGAACGGCCTGGTCCCTCTCGAGCATATGCACGACATCAGTTCACGCCTGGTGGTCAACAAGGCATCGTGGAAGATGAAACACGCGACCGTGCAGGCCCTGGTCGATGCGCTACGCGGTGCCGTCGAACGCGCGGCGGCCTGA
- the hisD gene encoding histidinol dehydrogenase, whose protein sequence is MAEIRRLNTADADFQRQLDELLAWESVSDDRVNRVVQEVIAEIRQRGDAALIEFTNRFDGWEAGSAADLEIPLARLEQAWHAIPDAQRDALRHAADRVRGYAERQKMEGWSYTEPDGTVLGQQVTPLDRVGLYVPGGKAAYPSSVLMNALPAKVAGVGELIMVVPTPRGELNELVLAAAHVCGVDRVFAVGGAQAVAALAYGTESVPPVDKIVGPGNIYVATAKRTVFGQVGIDMVAGPSEILVICDGQTDPDWVAMDLFSQAEHDEDAQSILLCPDAGFVDRVEQSIDRLLPAMQRGEIIATALRARGALIVCRDLDEAAEVANFIAPEHLELSLADPEAYVAKIRHAGAIFMGRHTSEPLGDYCAGPNHVLPTSRTARFSSPLGVYDFQKRSSLIMVSAAGAQTLGRTASVLARGEGLEAHARSAEYRLDD, encoded by the coding sequence ATGGCTGAGATACGCAGACTGAACACCGCCGATGCCGATTTCCAGCGCCAGCTCGATGAGCTGCTGGCATGGGAGTCCGTGTCCGACGATCGGGTCAACCGGGTCGTGCAGGAGGTGATCGCCGAGATCCGGCAACGCGGTGACGCCGCGTTGATCGAGTTCACCAACCGGTTCGATGGCTGGGAGGCGGGTTCCGCAGCCGACCTGGAGATCCCGCTCGCGCGTCTGGAGCAGGCATGGCACGCGATTCCGGACGCGCAGCGCGATGCGCTGCGGCACGCCGCCGATCGTGTGCGCGGCTACGCCGAGCGCCAGAAGATGGAAGGTTGGAGCTACACCGAGCCGGACGGCACCGTGCTCGGTCAGCAGGTCACGCCGCTCGACCGCGTGGGCCTGTATGTACCCGGTGGCAAGGCCGCGTATCCGTCGTCGGTACTGATGAACGCGCTGCCGGCCAAGGTCGCCGGGGTCGGTGAGCTGATCATGGTCGTCCCGACCCCGCGCGGCGAACTCAACGAGCTGGTGCTCGCCGCGGCGCACGTCTGCGGGGTCGACCGGGTGTTCGCGGTCGGAGGGGCCCAGGCGGTCGCGGCGCTCGCCTACGGTACCGAATCGGTGCCGCCGGTCGACAAGATCGTCGGTCCGGGCAACATCTATGTCGCCACCGCGAAACGCACGGTGTTCGGACAGGTCGGCATCGACATGGTCGCGGGGCCGTCGGAGATCCTGGTCATCTGCGACGGGCAGACCGATCCGGACTGGGTCGCGATGGACCTGTTCTCCCAGGCCGAGCACGACGAAGACGCCCAGTCGATCCTGCTGTGTCCGGACGCAGGGTTCGTCGACCGCGTGGAACAGAGCATCGACAGGTTGCTGCCGGCGATGCAGCGTGGCGAGATCATCGCCACCGCGCTGCGCGCGCGCGGCGCCCTGATCGTCTGCCGCGATCTCGACGAAGCCGCCGAGGTCGCCAATTTCATCGCCCCGGAGCACCTCGAACTGTCGCTTGCCGATCCTGAGGCGTACGTCGCGAAGATCCGGCATGCCGGCGCCATCTTCATGGGACGGCATACCTCGGAACCGCTCGGCGACTACTGCGCCGGGCCCAATCACGTGCTGCCGACGTCGCGCACCGCGCGTTTCAGTTCGCCGCTGGGTGTCTACGACTTCCAGAAGCGGTCGAGCCTGATCATGGTCTCGGCGGCCGGCGCACAGACACTCGGTCGCACCGCGTCGGTGCTGGCGCGCGGCGAGGGCCTGGAGGCGCACGCGCGTTCCGCCGAGTACCGGCTGGACGACTAG
- a CDS encoding HupE/UreJ family protein, which translates to MTRRSLALCVALGLLPGLAWAHSPIKGLDNFYAGLLHPVFVPAHLLSILVLGVLLGQQGAQRVQVAIVACLVALLVGLAASVPAAAISVEVPLLAFAAVSGALVALARPLSVPAIAALGGVVTLLVGVDSAQEGLSGRGWLAAMLGSAIAAYLLLLYAMVFAEWFGRREWQRIGLRILGSWAAASALLVLSLALRG; encoded by the coding sequence ATGACGCGGCGCTCCCTGGCGCTGTGCGTGGCGCTTGGCCTGTTGCCGGGCCTCGCGTGGGCACACAGTCCGATCAAGGGACTCGACAATTTCTACGCCGGTCTGCTGCACCCCGTATTCGTCCCGGCGCACCTGCTGAGCATACTGGTGCTCGGCGTTCTGCTGGGCCAACAGGGCGCGCAGCGTGTGCAGGTCGCGATCGTCGCCTGCCTGGTCGCGCTGCTGGTGGGCCTCGCCGCCAGCGTGCCGGCGGCCGCGATCAGTGTCGAGGTGCCGTTGCTGGCGTTTGCGGCGGTCAGCGGCGCGCTGGTCGCGCTCGCCCGACCTTTGTCTGTGCCTGCAATTGCGGCCCTGGGGGGTGTCGTGACGTTGCTGGTCGGGGTCGATTCGGCTCAGGAGGGTCTGAGTGGCCGTGGCTGGCTGGCGGCGATGCTTGGCAGCGCGATCGCAGCCTACCTGTTGTTGCTCTACGCCATGGTGTTCGCCGAGTGGTTCGGGCGCCGCGAGTGGCAGCGCATCGGTCTGCGGATTCTGGGGTCCTGGGCCGCGGCGAGCGCGCTGCTGGTGCTGTCGCTCGCGTTACGCGGCTGA
- a CDS encoding DUF3301 domain-containing protein, which produces MSSLAPLLVIFVLAWIWLDGARAREFAIELARRYCQHRGFQFLDDTVALARIGVRWTRQGLRLRRMFRFEFSLEGVGRRVGYVLLLGTQLERIEDGLLHHKENPIEPVRIEREESGPQANSESDGQSSNVVPFRRRRGPH; this is translated from the coding sequence ATGAGCAGTCTCGCACCCTTGCTGGTGATCTTCGTGCTGGCGTGGATCTGGCTGGACGGTGCGCGTGCACGCGAGTTCGCCATCGAGCTTGCGCGCCGCTATTGCCAGCATCGCGGATTCCAGTTCCTGGACGATACGGTCGCACTGGCGCGCATCGGCGTGCGCTGGACCCGGCAGGGGCTGCGCCTGCGACGCATGTTCCGTTTCGAATTCAGTCTCGAGGGTGTCGGTCGGCGCGTCGGCTACGTGCTGCTGCTCGGCACCCAGCTGGAGCGCATCGAAGACGGGCTGTTGCACCACAAGGAAAACCCGATCGAACCGGTACGCATCGAACGCGAAGAATCCGGCCCGCAGGCAAACTCAGAATCGGACGGCCAATCCAGCAACGTGGTGCCGTTCAGACGCAGACGCGGCCCGCACTGA
- a CDS encoding cytochrome c1, which produces MKKLIALISLALLPVTGMASSGGPELEQANIDLGNHASIQRGAKLFVNYCMGCHSAKYVRYKLFTEVGLTEDDIKENLMFTDGKIGDLMKIAMPEDDAAKWFGAPAPDLTLVARIRHGGADWIYSYLKGFYTDPSRPMGVNNTVFPNVGMPHVLWEMQGVQSPVYRYEAQHDGHSVAEFETEAEAAAYVQEHGETYRLEKVVDHLEMAQPGSLTTEEYDQVARDLATYLAYISEPMKLERQSMGVWAMLFLIVFSVIAYLMKKEWWKDVH; this is translated from the coding sequence ATGAAGAAACTGATTGCGTTGATTTCTCTCGCGTTGCTGCCCGTCACCGGCATGGCGTCGAGCGGCGGGCCTGAGCTCGAGCAGGCCAACATCGACCTCGGCAATCACGCCTCGATCCAGCGCGGCGCGAAGCTGTTCGTCAACTACTGCATGGGCTGCCACTCGGCGAAGTACGTGCGCTACAAGCTGTTCACCGAGGTCGGTCTGACCGAAGACGACATCAAGGAAAACCTGATGTTCACCGACGGCAAGATCGGCGACCTGATGAAGATCGCGATGCCGGAAGACGACGCTGCCAAATGGTTCGGCGCGCCGGCTCCCGATCTGACCCTGGTCGCGCGTATCCGCCACGGCGGGGCCGACTGGATCTACAGCTACCTGAAGGGTTTCTACACCGATCCGTCCCGGCCGATGGGAGTCAACAACACGGTGTTCCCGAACGTCGGGATGCCGCACGTGCTGTGGGAGATGCAGGGTGTACAGAGCCCGGTCTACAGGTACGAGGCGCAGCATGACGGTCACTCGGTCGCCGAGTTCGAGACCGAGGCGGAGGCGGCTGCCTACGTGCAGGAGCACGGTGAGACCTACCGGCTCGAAAAGGTCGTCGACCACCTCGAAATGGCTCAGCCGGGTAGCCTGACGACCGAGGAATACGATCAGGTCGCGCGCGATCTGGCGACCTACCTCGCCTATATCTCGGAGCCGATGAAGCTGGAGCGCCAGAGCATGGGCGTCTGGGCGATGCTGTTCCTGATCGTGTTCTCCGTGATCGCTTACCTGATGAAGAAGGAGTGGTGGAAGGACGTTCACTGA